TATTTTAAGATACATTATTAAAATATGGAATGAACAAAAAGAACAGATAGAAATAGCAAGTTCTAAATTTATCGAGACTATTCAAGCACAATTAGCCTCCTCTCCACCTGTTGACTCGGATGTGAAGTACAAACCTATTTTAGAAAATGCTTATACCTCATTAGTTAAAAGTTTTGACAAAGAGAATTCTGGTTGGGGAATGGAACCTAAATTTCCGCCCACACTTATCTTACAATTTTTGCTTAACTATTCAAAGGCTTATCGGTCTCATGAAGCATGGGAGATTGTATACAAAACGCTTATTACTTTGGCATTATCGGGGATTTTTGACCACATCGGAGGTGGCTTCCATAGATATTGTACAGACCGAATATGGCATATTCCACATTTTGAAAAAATGCTTTATGATAATGCACAATTGGCAAACCTATACATTGATGCTTATGCATTTTCTCGTTTTGACTTTTTTCGATACATCGCTCAAAAAACACTAACGTATCTTATAAGAGAATTACATTCGTCTAATGATGGTTTTTATTCTTCACAAGATGCAGATAGTGAACATATTGAAGGTAAATATTATGTTTGGTCCTATGAGGAGATACAGAATTTATTAGGAGCAGATACGAACAGTTTTTGTAATTTTTTTGGGGTTGAAAAAGAAGGGAATTGGAAAGAACCTTATTTTACAGAACCTCAGCATATTTCCCGTGGCAATATACTTGACCCAAAGTATGCAGGGATGTTCCATAAAGGTTATGAATACTGTATTGAGAGGTATATGAGGTATCAGCCTCTGTTACATCATCTGTATTTACATCGAGAAAAGAGGGTAAAACCGCTTGTAGACAACAAATGTGTAAGCTCATGGAATGCACTTGCGATTAGTGTGTTTGCAAAGTCCGCATGTATTCTTAATTCCTATAATGAACTGTACCAGAAATTAGCAGTAGAGACTGCAAAATTATACTTAGCAGAATTTGACAGCTACGGTTTTCTTCCGCATATTCTGCATAACTCGGATATTGAAGGACTGCTTGAAGACTATACGCTCTTTACCTCCGCACTATTAGACCTGTATGAACTTACATTAGATAAGTATTGGTTAAATAAGGCAATGGTGTTAGTAGAACGATGGATAGATGATTTTTCTAAAGAGGATGAGATTGGATATTATCATGTATCATCAAAACAACGGGGAGATTTTCCTATTCAAACAAAACCAATATTTGACCAGCAGGAACCATCAGGAAACGCATCCGCAGGATTTGTATTAGCAAGAATTGGTAGGTTGGTTAGTTCTGAGTATTTAGATCTGGCAGGGCAATTATGCTCAGCATATATAAATTGGATACAAAAGGCTCCGAATGCGTTTCCATCATGGCTACATACTCTTCTTTACTTAGAACATCCAGCTGTGGAGTGCACTATCTTTGGAAAGGGAATGCATCTTTATCCTCAACCTTTATTAAGTTCAATTTATAGTATTCATTACCCATTTTTTATTTTTAAGAAATGTGAGAGCTCTATTTCTGAACCACAAGATGCTATTGCTATGTTTTGCTTTCAGCATTCCTGTTCTCCGCCTATCTATCGAATTGATGAAATTCCAACAGCATTCCAACAGATTTTAAAATTGTAATGGCACATTTATTTTTTCTGCTCTTCTTTTAGCAAAGAAATTAGTTGGGCGAAACGTGGTGCATTGTTAGGGTCAGCGGTAACAAGAACCTCATGAGCATTTAAGATAAAGTCGACCATCCTTCCCTGTGGTGTCGGAATAGTTATTGGTGAGAGTTCTGATGGTAATGGTTCGGGCTCAAATGAGAAATAGATAAGTGTATCTGCAAGACCTAATTCGCTAAATTCTTTAAGTAAAGACTGACTGATGTTTTGTAGGGATATTTGAGGCAACTCTCCTTGTTCTGAGAAATAACATAATTGATGAAGAACACCAAAAAAGGTGCTTTCTAATTGAGTACATTCTTTAAAATCGAATACCCATCGTTTTATATCTTTTCTTTCCTCTTTAAGTTTTTGTAGAAAGTCATTTAACCCATATGCTTCTCTCCATGTTCCAATACCTATTATTTTCAAATAACATGTATCCACTTTTATGGCGTGAAGGATACCATGTGTTGAGACATTACTACTTGACAAAATAGGTTCCTGTGCGGGGTAATAAACGATGGTTTCTTTGTCTTGGCCTTTTAGGGTAAGCCAAATCAAAGTCATATCATCTTTTTGTAGTTTATGTTGAGTCCATCTATTTGTTTGTTCTTCAAGGAGGCGAACCATCTCCTGTGGATTTCCCGAATCCTTCTGAAGGAGCTGGGTTAGTTTTTGTTGGTCAAACTTTTCTCCAGAAGGATCTTCAAGATTAACAATCCCATCGGTATAGAACAGGAATGTATCTCCCCAATCCCACGAGAAGGTCATTGATGTAAAATTCGCTTTTGATACAATGCCGAGAGCAGGGGCTGGCACACGTATTATTTCTATGCTATTGTCAGATTGGTGTCGCCATAATATTGAAGGATGCCCTGCATTACAAACTTCTATGCTCTTTTTCTGGAAGTCAATAATGGCATAGCACAATGACATAAACATTTCATAACCAAAAGGACCAAATACTAATTTTTCATTCAGGCTTTTTAACAATTCCTTCGGTGTAATAATTTCATATCCACCACGGTCTAAATCGCACTTTGGCTGAAATGCATATTTCAAGAAGGTAGTTACTAATGCAGAGCCGATGCCATGGCCTGAAGTATCTGCGATATAAACACCGATACGATTTTCATCTAATTGAAAAATATCAAACAAATCTCCTCCAATTCGATTTAATGGTTGGTAATAAACGGAGGCTGATAATTCTTGATGTCTTGGAATTATTTTCGGCAGTAATGCCCGTTGTATCCTTTCCGCCCGTCGCAAATCTTGCTGGAACATTTCTGTTTGAGCCTGAACTAATTGATATGCAAGTTCTAATTCAGCGAGGCGATTTTCCAATTCTGTATTTTTCTGCTGAATCTCTAAAAGCAATTGTTCGTTATATTCTTTTATCCGTTTGTGCTCTATGGCACGGTCAATTTGATGTATGCATACATCCCACGAATCAATAGGTTTTAATATGAAATCGTAAGCACCACGATGGACTGCTTCCACAACATCTTGAATTCTTGTTGTACCAGATAAAACAATTTTTATAATATGGGGTTTATTCTCGTTAAGCCACGACATTAACCCAAAGCCAGACATGTCCCCCTGCAAATAGAGGTCAATTAAAACAATGTCAAACTCGTGCTCGGATAAAATCTTTATTGCCTCTTCGCCTGACCTACATGTTTGGACATCATAACCCCTTTTAGTCAATACTCTTTCCATCAAGACACAAATGGACGGATCATCGTCAACGACAAATAAAGAAGCCCTCATTTTATATTTCCTTCCTTATTGTTTTTGAAGAATATTTGATAGAATATATAAATCATTGAAATTCAAATTTATTTGTGTCTATTAATCATGATAACATACTTCATATATTAATTATACCTTTATAAATAAATAGAAACGAGAAATTTTTTACTAATAATTTGATATAATAAAAATTTGAAATGTTGTCAATATTTTTCTTGACATTTTATTCCGATAATTGTAAAAATAAAGTAGTAAGTAGTAAGGAGTTAAAAACAGAAATTTATATTGATGATTAAAAAAATAAATAATAATTAAGTTTAATTTCTGGAGAAATATATTATGTCTCAGCTATTGAAGTTATGTTTGTTAACTATTATTTTTGTTATTCTTTCTTTTTCCGCATTTACTCAGGGGCAAAATGAAGCTGACCCCCAAGCAATAGCTCAATTATTAAGTTCCTATAGAAGTCAGGGGGCACCAAGTTTACCTGTTGTTTATAAGAATAGTGCGGGGTATGTTCGATTCCTATCTGCACCTGAAGGTGGATACTTTGCAATGCCTGGAACGGGGCAAAAATCTCTTGATATTGTAAAATCTCTAAAAGATTACCTAAATGCGAATGCCAATGCATTTACAAATGCAGATAGTAAAATCGGATTTGAAGCAACAACGGAAAGAGAAAATGGAGATTTTTTTATACTCCGATTTGAACAGACTTATGGCTCCTTGCCTGTATTTGGTTCAGGGGTAGCAATACGCACCACGAAAGATGGAAAAATTTTAGCATTATCTTGTGAGGTAGCGAGAGACCTTTCATTACTTAACACTATAAATTTATCAGAAGATTTTCCAATCGATACAGAAACTGCACAACAATTAGCGATTACACAGATTATCAACACGAATAAAGGTTTAAAACCAGCAGATATAAAAGTTCTTGATACACCTTATACTACAGTTTATGAACCAGCCTTGTTAAAAATGCCTGGTGCTCCTACTGTAGTTTACGTTATTTCATTAGGCAAAGAAAACACTAATAAACAATACCGTGTTTTGGTGGATGCTTTTACAGGGGAGATTTGTCTAAATTATCGTCTTTGCGATTCAGTCATTGACCGCGAAATTTATGATGCAAACGGTTCATATAATATCCCTAACACTGTTGCAAGGAAAGAAGGTGATAATCCTACGGGTATTGCCGATGTTGACGACACCTTTGATTATTTAGGGGATGCATATAACTTTTTTGCAGTCAATCATAAAAGGGATAGTTATGATGATAAAGGTGCAGCATTAAGAGCGGTGGTCCGCATCCCAATTCTCAATGCTTTCTGGGACCCTACTACGAAATTTTTCTGGTTTGGAACAGGTTTTGCAGTGGATGATGTGGTTGCCCATGAATATACACATCCAGTTATTGAAAAAGAATCGGGATTGATATATTTTGGCGAACCTGGTGCAATAACAGAAAGTTTATGCGACGCATGGGGTGAGTATGTTGACTTAACAAACGAGAAGGGAACCGATACAGACAATGTTCGTTGGCTTGTAGGAGAAGATTTGCCCGCTGGTGTCCCCTGGGAGAACTCATCTGGGACTGCGGTAAGAAATATGAAAGACCCTACAGCATCAAACCAACCCGATAGATATACAAGTCCATTATTTATTAAAAGTACAACAAGTATTGAAGATAATGGAGGTGTGCACACAAATAGTGGGGTAGGTAATAAATTAACATACCTTCTTACTGATGGGGATACGTTCAATGGGGAGCAGGTAAAAGGCTTTGGCATTATTAGAACAGCAAAGTTATATTATGGGGCATTAGAACTTTTGCCTCCTGTTGCTGACTATTCGATGTTTGCTTTGGCTCTCAATGCTTCTGCAGTAGCACAAGGATTATCCTTAGAAGACCGTTACAATCTAAGTAGGGCTATGAAAGCGGTAGAGATTTTGCCATCAGAAGCGTTTGAATTGGGTGCACGTGATTTTCGTGCAACCTCCATAACTTTAGATGATGACTCACCTGCCATTATGTTAACATGGACACCTCCGAATACATTAGATTATCGGCAAGTTATATTGGTGAAAAAAGCAGGTAGCTATCCAACCAGTGCCCTTGATGGAAGTCAGCTGTTTTCAGGGAAAGGAGACCGTTTTCTGGATGTAAACGTGTCTGCTGGTATTGAATACTTCTATGCTCTATTTGTTGACATGGAAAATTTGCCACCGATGGAATTGTATGATAGTGCTGTTGCGGGAGAAGTATCACCATCTACGTTGACCCAAGAATTTCTACCAGATTTTGACCCACGAAAACCCGTAACAGAACCTATTTTCTACAGTCAAATATGTTTTATTCCAACAGGAGCCCCTGTTAATCCGTTGGACGGGAACAAATATTTTGGTGGTTATTCCAATTACGATGCTACGTTTACTCCAGAAGTCTTCTCATTTCCAGTGAAACGAGAGGATGCTACTGGGAGTTCATATACAATACCCCTTTCCACAGATGGACTTGTTAGCTTCAATCTTGATGTTCCATTCCCATTTTTCGGGAAGAAATATGGAATAATCTATTTAGGAGCAAATGGGTATATAGCTTTTGAACCCATTCCATTGGAATCTACAAAGAACCTTCCAAGTTTAGCAAGCCATTTTGCAATCCCCAGAGTTTCATTCCTGTTTAGCGATTTAGCACCTGATACAGCAGGGGAAATCTGGACACGTCAGCTTGAAGATAGATTTGTTATCACATTCGAAAATATTCCTAAAAATGTGATGGAAGGCATCCCTAACCCATTGTCTGGAGCAAATCCTGGCTCTTCTGTACAGGTTGAACTTTTCTTTAGCGGTCATATCCGCATTACCTATCTACAATTGGATACAAATTATTGTGTTGTAGGTCTTTCAGATGGTAGAGGTGTTCCTCCTGACCCATATCAGGTATTCCCAGACGACATCCCATATAGCATAAATCGATATACTGATTTTCCTGCTCTACCTTCACAACCAACAAAACTAAACTTTCAGCCTTCACCTATATATAAGGTATTTCCAAACCAAACAATTTCATTTGATGTCGTTTCACAGTATTATGGCGAAACTGTGCCAATATTATGGGCAGAATGGCTCCTTGACGGTGTCCCACCTTTTGCAAATGTAGGTAAAGGTAAGGGTAAATTTTCATGGACGCCCTCCCAAGAAATTGAAGGAATGTATTATGTAAGAGTTATTGCCCGACAGGATATGGATTATACATATCAAGACATACCGATTATAGTTAAACCAGTAATAATCCCACCTCAGGCAATAAACTTACGGATTTCATCTCAATCCCCTGCGGAAAATACTACTGCTTCGCGAGTAGTCTCAGCGGGTAGACCATTGGTAGCAAGTTACGATTATGTACATCCATTGATGGTGAAATACCCGACGCAGTATATGGAGGGTCCAAGCATCCTATACTGGTTCCGAAACCACGAAACAGTACCAGCCCTTACAAATTATAGAACAGTGCCTCCTAATGTAACCAAAGGAGGGGATATCTGGTATTTCAGGGTCATACCGATTACCATCAGCGGGATTGTGGGGGAAGAAGCCATGTCCCCTATTATTTATGTGGCAGGACAACCACAGATTTCAAGTGTCTACCCAAATAAAGGAAAAACAACGGGTGGAGAGATAGTTCGGATACGTGGAGAGAAATTTACTGGATTATTAGAAGTAAAATTTGGCGGTGTTCCTGTTCCCAGTTTTAAACTTGTCAATGAATCAGAAATTGAAGTGACTACGCCACAGCACTTACCAGGGTTAGTTGATATTTATGTTCAAACAGTGGGTGGATTCTCTACCTTATCACAAGCCTTTGAGTATTATGAGGAGACCCAACAAGCACCTAAAGAAGAACCCCCTAAAAAGAAATTTATTATTTCTTGTGGAAACAATTCATCCAAGGGAAGTAGTTACATCGCTGATGGATTCTTTTTCTCTCTTGTCTTTTTAATGTTATCTATTCGGAATATAAAAAACCAACGCGAAACAAGTAATAAGTAAGACAATCAATAGTTCTTATTGAAGCGAGTTTACAAAGTGAGGAATAGTTTTTTACCGTTATTTTTTCTTATACTACTGCTTTTCTTTTCTCTACTATATGGGACAGTATCTATCGGTGCAGAATTACCCGCAGGGCACATCGCATTTTTGAGTGGTCAGGATACAGAAACTTATAAAGTTCATGTTCTTAACTTACAAACGAAAGAGATAAAACAGATATCATTAGGTACAAATCATGGACAACCTGTATGGTCATCGGATGGCACGTATTTGAGTTTTTCATTGAAAACGAGTGATGGGCTATGTATTGCCATCTACAATTATGCCAACGACGAAATAAAAGTTATTAAACATACATATCCATGGAATGACGCTCCTTCATGGTCTGCAGATAACAAATATCTCGCTTATGTTGCTTGTGAGAAAGGGTTGGTAGACCAAAAATTGTGTATTTACAATATTGAACGTGACGAAGAAGAATTTTGGGGTGGCGAGAAAATACCGTCTGTTATGACTCCTGTCTGGTTTCCCAAATTGGATATTTTAAATGCAATGAGTGCCACTGTTTCACAAGTTACTTATGCTGAAGGTTTCGATATTCATAAATTTTTTGAAGAAGGTTATTCCCTCGGTGTTCTTATTGCTGTTGCTATTATCCCTCTGGAATCAAAACGGTTCTCTACAGAATTAATCCTCGTCAGCAAAACGCAAGTGACTATATTGCCGAAGGAACTCATGCTTGAATCTGACCGATTCGAGGAACTTAATCCACAAGTATCCCCCAAAGGTTCAAGTCTCGTTTTTGAAACAAATGAAGGAGGGAATCGTGAGATATACTATTTGGGTAGGAGAGGAATTTCTAATATATCTAATCATCATGCGAGCGATTGGAACCCTGTATGGTCTCCAAATGGGGAATGGGTTGCTTTTGAATCATTTCGCAATGGGAGAAGGGGGATTTATCGAGTTTATCCTGAGACCGCTCGAGTTTTTCCTATCGCAGTTAGTGCAGACTTTGACTGCTGGAGTCCAACGTGGGCTCCTGATAATAAATGGATTTGTTTTGTCTCAAATAGAACAGGAACACCACAAATTTATCTGAAGCATATAGCGGAAGACGAGTTTATTCCTTTAACAAACTCCGTAACAAATCTGGCACCATGTTGGAGACCAAAACCAAAATGATTTTTCCTGTGAAAAAAACATTTATTTCACTACTGATTCTACTTTTTACAATACCGATTATCTCTTTAGCCAGAAATGAGGACAACACTCTCGGAATATTAAAAGTTCCAAATGAAGGTTGCCCTGTCATTACAGCACCAGGACAGACATTTAAAGTTATTTCTGAAGAGAAGGGCACGTTATATTTAATAGACAGTAAAAATAATATTCAACCGTTAAATGCTGATTGGAAAGAAATAGGTACTAACAAATGGGAAGCCTTGGCTACAGTAGCGGAGAAAGGAATAAAAAAAGGGGCTTTTGCTCTACAGATAATTACCGACACCCAAAGGAAGGATATAAACCCCCGTTGTATCTGGGTTCAAAAGGCATTTAAAGACTATTACATCTTTGCTCATATTAGCGATATTCATATCCGTAGCGATGACCCTAATGATGAACATGCCTTACTTTTCCAAAAGGTAATTGAGAAACTAAATAAGAGTGATGCCCACTTCGTTCTGTTAACTGGCGATTTAACTCATGATGGAACATTAG
Above is a window of Candidatus Hydrogenedens sp. DNA encoding:
- a CDS encoding metallophosphoesterase, whose translation is MKKTFISLLILLFTIPIISLARNEDNTLGILKVPNEGCPVITAPGQTFKVISEEKGTLYLIDSKNNIQPLNADWKEIGTNKWEALATVAEKGIKKGAFALQIITDTQRKDINPRCIWVQKAFKDYYIFAHISDIHIRSDDPNDEHALLFQKVIEKLNKSDAHFVLLTGDLTHDGTLEQFNIFLNIMNQCQKPTFVCAGNHDRTEDNYEKIFSTSTYAFRYGKDGFIIFDTREYRTADSWGEQDTFLYRYRRELKSCRWTFGITHRYEPTMGMRAQTILFIDDPIDFILYGHIHRENTKEESILPWGKTRVFVVPAEKDGYYRIFDVGEGGLFPRPIQNIKN
- a CDS encoding thioredoxin domain-containing protein, producing the protein MGVNRLKHSKSLYLQSHADDLVDWYPWSREALKKAKDEHKPIFLSIGYSACHWCHVMQNECFRNEEIATLLNQAFVSIKVDREEYPHIDEMYMHFVVQTTGNGGWPLSVFLTPDLKPFFGGTYFPPFSIGSHPGFTTILRYIIKIWNEQKEQIEIASSKFIETIQAQLASSPPVDSDVKYKPILENAYTSLVKSFDKENSGWGMEPKFPPTLILQFLLNYSKAYRSHEAWEIVYKTLITLALSGIFDHIGGGFHRYCTDRIWHIPHFEKMLYDNAQLANLYIDAYAFSRFDFFRYIAQKTLTYLIRELHSSNDGFYSSQDADSEHIEGKYYVWSYEEIQNLLGADTNSFCNFFGVEKEGNWKEPYFTEPQHISRGNILDPKYAGMFHKGYEYCIERYMRYQPLLHHLYLHREKRVKPLVDNKCVSSWNALAISVFAKSACILNSYNELYQKLAVETAKLYLAEFDSYGFLPHILHNSDIEGLLEDYTLFTSALLDLYELTLDKYWLNKAMVLVERWIDDFSKEDEIGYYHVSSKQRGDFPIQTKPIFDQQEPSGNASAGFVLARIGRLVSSEYLDLAGQLCSAYINWIQKAPNAFPSWLHTLLYLEHPAVECTIFGKGMHLYPQPLLSSIYSIHYPFFIFKKCESSISEPQDAIAMFCFQHSCSPPIYRIDEIPTAFQQILKL
- a CDS encoding M4 family metallopeptidase; translation: MSQLLKLCLLTIIFVILSFSAFTQGQNEADPQAIAQLLSSYRSQGAPSLPVVYKNSAGYVRFLSAPEGGYFAMPGTGQKSLDIVKSLKDYLNANANAFTNADSKIGFEATTERENGDFFILRFEQTYGSLPVFGSGVAIRTTKDGKILALSCEVARDLSLLNTINLSEDFPIDTETAQQLAITQIINTNKGLKPADIKVLDTPYTTVYEPALLKMPGAPTVVYVISLGKENTNKQYRVLVDAFTGEICLNYRLCDSVIDREIYDANGSYNIPNTVARKEGDNPTGIADVDDTFDYLGDAYNFFAVNHKRDSYDDKGAALRAVVRIPILNAFWDPTTKFFWFGTGFAVDDVVAHEYTHPVIEKESGLIYFGEPGAITESLCDAWGEYVDLTNEKGTDTDNVRWLVGEDLPAGVPWENSSGTAVRNMKDPTASNQPDRYTSPLFIKSTTSIEDNGGVHTNSGVGNKLTYLLTDGDTFNGEQVKGFGIIRTAKLYYGALELLPPVADYSMFALALNASAVAQGLSLEDRYNLSRAMKAVEILPSEAFELGARDFRATSITLDDDSPAIMLTWTPPNTLDYRQVILVKKAGSYPTSALDGSQLFSGKGDRFLDVNVSAGIEYFYALFVDMENLPPMELYDSAVAGEVSPSTLTQEFLPDFDPRKPVTEPIFYSQICFIPTGAPVNPLDGNKYFGGYSNYDATFTPEVFSFPVKREDATGSSYTIPLSTDGLVSFNLDVPFPFFGKKYGIIYLGANGYIAFEPIPLESTKNLPSLASHFAIPRVSFLFSDLAPDTAGEIWTRQLEDRFVITFENIPKNVMEGIPNPLSGANPGSSVQVELFFSGHIRITYLQLDTNYCVVGLSDGRGVPPDPYQVFPDDIPYSINRYTDFPALPSQPTKLNFQPSPIYKVFPNQTISFDVVSQYYGETVPILWAEWLLDGVPPFANVGKGKGKFSWTPSQEIEGMYYVRVIARQDMDYTYQDIPIIVKPVIIPPQAINLRISSQSPAENTTASRVVSAGRPLVASYDYVHPLMVKYPTQYMEGPSILYWFRNHETVPALTNYRTVPPNVTKGGDIWYFRVIPITISGIVGEEAMSPIIYVAGQPQISSVYPNKGKTTGGEIVRIRGEKFTGLLEVKFGGVPVPSFKLVNESEIEVTTPQHLPGLVDIYVQTVGGFSTLSQAFEYYEETQQAPKEEPPKKKFIISCGNNSSKGSSYIADGFFFSLVFLMLSIRNIKNQRETSNK
- a CDS encoding SpoIIE family protein phosphatase; this translates as MRASLFVVDDDPSICVLMERVLTKRGYDVQTCRSGEEAIKILSEHEFDIVLIDLYLQGDMSGFGLMSWLNENKPHIIKIVLSGTTRIQDVVEAVHRGAYDFILKPIDSWDVCIHQIDRAIEHKRIKEYNEQLLLEIQQKNTELENRLAELELAYQLVQAQTEMFQQDLRRAERIQRALLPKIIPRHQELSASVYYQPLNRIGGDLFDIFQLDENRIGVYIADTSGHGIGSALVTTFLKYAFQPKCDLDRGGYEIITPKELLKSLNEKLVFGPFGYEMFMSLCYAIIDFQKKSIEVCNAGHPSILWRHQSDNSIEIIRVPAPALGIVSKANFTSMTFSWDWGDTFLFYTDGIVNLEDPSGEKFDQQKLTQLLQKDSGNPQEMVRLLEEQTNRWTQHKLQKDDMTLIWLTLKGQDKETIVYYPAQEPILSSSNVSTHGILHAIKVDTCYLKIIGIGTWREAYGLNDFLQKLKEERKDIKRWVFDFKECTQLESTFFGVLHQLCYFSEQGELPQISLQNISQSLLKEFSELGLADTLIYFSFEPEPLPSELSPITIPTPQGRMVDFILNAHEVLVTADPNNAPRFAQLISLLKEEQKK